DNA from Nocardioides seonyuensis:
GAAGGCACCCAGGCCGGGCTCGTCGTCGGAGAAGTAGGACGCGCAGTAGAACAGGACCAGCGCGCCGACACCGGCGACGACGAGTGCCATCGCCCACTGAAGGGTGCCCATCGCGAACGCCAGCTCCAGCCCGAGCGCCGGCACCCACGAGATCGACTCCATCACGACACCCGAGTCGACGACCGTGGGGGTGCGGGCCAGGGTCCAGACGAAGGCTGCCAACGGCACGAGCGCCACGGCCATGAACGCCCGACGCCCGAGCCTGGCCACGAGGGCCGGCGCAACTGCTGCCGCCACGAAGTGCGCGAGCACGAGCAGCAGCATCGGAGGTCCTTCCGGTCGGGCCTTCGGGCGCAAGCCTAGGGGGCACCTGTGCCTGACCGAATTTCGGAGTGTTCCCGCGTGAGTGTTATCTTTCACCTCGCCCGGGGGTGTGGCGCAGCTGGTAGCGCGTCTCGTTCGCATCGAGAAGGCCAGGGGTTCGAGTCCCCTCACCTCCACCGGCACGCAGGCCCTGCACCTCTGCTCACGAGCGGAGGTGCAGGGCCTCTCGCATGTGCTCACCGTGGTCGGGTACCACCCAGCCATGACCTACCAAGTCGGCTACTTCGTCGGCAGCCTCTCGTCGACCTCGATCAACCGCACGCTCAGCGAGGCGCTCATCGGCCTCGCGCCCAAGGACCTCGAGTTCAGCGAGATCCCCATCGCCGACCTGCCTCTCTACAGCCCCGACTTCGACGCGGACTACCCGCCCGAGGCGCAGGCGCTCAAGCAGGCCATCGGCGAATCCGACGCCATCCTGTTCGTGACCCCGGAGTACAACCGGTCCATCCCCGGGGCCCTGAAGAACGCCATCGACTGGGCCTCGCGGCCGTGGGGGCAGAACTCCTTCGACCACATGCCGGCGGGCGTCATCGGTGCCTCGGTCGGCCAGATCGGCACCGCGGTCGCGCAGCAGAGCCTGCGAGCGGTGCTGAGCTTCTGCAACGCCAGGCAGATGACCGCGCCGGAGGCCTACATCCACTTCAAGCCCGAGGTCTTCGCCGGCGGCGAGGTCTCCGACGAGGAGACCGCCGAGTTCCTGCGCAGCTACCTCGAGGAGTTCCGCGACCACGTCGAGCGCGTGCTCACCGTGCTGCCGCGCAGCGATCCCGACCGCCACGACTGAGCGGCCTCACCCCAGGTCGACCACCAGCGCCCGATGGTCGGACAACGGGAGCCGTACGGCGCGCCCGCTCGCCGGCGGCAGCGTGCCCCGCGCCAGCACGTGGTCGAGCTGCTCGGTCGGCGACTCGGCCGGGAAGGTCGGCGCGCTCACCAGGGACCGCATGCCCGAGAGCCGCTGCGCGCGATCCGGACCCATGTTGAGGTCGCCCATCAGCATCACGGGATCGGGGTTGTCGAGCAGTGAGCGGCACAGCCGCTTGAGCTGGCGGCCGTTCCACCGCTCCATGAACGTGAGGTGCGCCGCCGCCACGGTCAGGGGACCGAACGGCGACGCCACCTTCGCCGCCACGGCGACCCGCGGCTCGTCGCGCACCATCTCCGGCATCCGGGACCCGTCGAACCACATCGGGACCGGGACCGGCACCGGGGCGAGTCGCACCACCTCCCACGCCTCGGCGGGGTAGCGCGAGAGCAGGGCGATGCCGTAGGCCGCGCTGTCGGGCTGCTCGTCGCCGTCGG
Protein-coding regions in this window:
- a CDS encoding NADPH-dependent FMN reductase; amino-acid sequence: MTYQVGYFVGSLSSTSINRTLSEALIGLAPKDLEFSEIPIADLPLYSPDFDADYPPEAQALKQAIGESDAILFVTPEYNRSIPGALKNAIDWASRPWGQNSFDHMPAGVIGASVGQIGTAVAQQSLRAVLSFCNARQMTAPEAYIHFKPEVFAGGEVSDEETAEFLRSYLEEFRDHVERVLTVLPRSDPDRHD
- a CDS encoding endonuclease/exonuclease/phosphatase family protein: MNGCSSGTDPGMRVATFNILHARSPEDDRVDLDRYAQAIKELDADVLALQEVDRYQSRSSDADLTVLAAEAMGAREHRFVAALSGNPGAMWIAADGDEQPDSAAYGIALLSRYPAEAWEVVRLAPVPVPVPMWFDGSRMPEMVRDEPRVAVAAKVASPFGPLTVAAAHLTFMERWNGRQLKRLCRSLLDNPDPVMLMGDLNMGPDRAQRLSGMRSLVSAPTFPAESPTEQLDHVLARGTLPPASGRAVRLPLSDHRALVVDLG